Proteins from a genomic interval of Zingiber officinale cultivar Zhangliang chromosome 1B, Zo_v1.1, whole genome shotgun sequence:
- the LOC121978475 gene encoding serine/threonine protein phosphatase 2A 57 kDa regulatory subunit B' kappa isoform-like — translation MWKQFLSKLPRKSSKSDSSPAQACLNGNPIRWTRSGNVVPSRSSTVKRTASAIFPSSVVTSIEPLLLFKDVPHTEKKNLFISKLNLCCVVFDFSDPDKNTAEKDMKRQTLLDLIEYVDAGSSRFTESMISASCKMFASNLFRAFPPNIRSSSVGGEAEEEKPMFEPAWSHLQLVYDLLLKFIESSSLDAKIGKKYVDHSFILRLLHLFDSEDPRERECLKAILHRIYGKFMVHRPFIREVVSNIFCQFVFETERHNGIAELLEVFGSIISGFALPLKEEHKLFLWKVIIPLHKPKTIGIYLQQLTYCVAQFVEKEPKLATSVVNGLLRYWPVTNSQKEVMFLSELEEILEITNEVEIQECMLPLFRRIAYCINSFHFQVAERALFMWNNDHLISLVSHNRQTIMPLILPALERNIHSHWNQAVLNLTRNVKKLLHEMDEELFLACENNFEQEEMEQKIAEEKRRMTWHRLENSAAFQPLAGNTAVLIRPPLVSPVVAAARS, via the exons ATGTGGAAGCAATTCCTAAGTAAATTGCCTCGCAAGTCTTCCAAATCAGATTCTTCCCCTGCGCAGGCGTGTTTAAACGGGAATCCAATCCGTTGGACCAGAAGCGGCAATGTAGTTCCCTCTCGATCAAGCACGGTCAAGCGAACTGCTTCCGCCATATTCCCGTCAAGTGTTGTCACAAGCATTGAACCGCTACTTCTATTCAAAGATGTACCTCACACGGAAAAGAAGAACCTTTTCATCAGTAAGTTAAATCTCTGTTGTGTAGTCTTCGATTTCTCTGATCCCGACAAGAACACTGCTGAGAAGGATATGAAACGGCAGACACTATTAGATCTCATTGAATATGTTGATGCTGGGAGCTCTCGTTTCACTGAGTCCATGATTTCTGCTAGCTGTAAGATGTTTGCTAGTAACTTGTTTAGGGCCTTCCCACCAAATATACGATCTAGTTCTGTTGGTGGGGAGGCTGAAGAGGAAAAACCTATGTTTGAACCAGCTTGGTCCCACCTTCAACTTGTCTACGATTTGCTGCTTAAGTTCATAGAATCCTCCTCACTTGATGCTAAGATCGGGAAGAAGTATGTAGATCATTCATTCATTTTGAGACTACTTCACCTCTTTGATTCTGAGGATCCTAGAGAAAGGGAATGCCTGAAAGCAATATTGCACAGGATCTATGGAAAATTCATGGTGCATCGTCCTTTTATCCGGGAAGTGGTAAGCAACATATTTTGTCAGTTTGTGTTTGAGACCGAGCGACATAATGGGATTGCTGAGTTGTTAGAAGTCTTTGGTAGTATCATCAGTGGGTTTGCATTGCCTCTAAAAGAGGAGCATAAACTGTTCTTGTGGAAGGTCATTATACCTCTGCACAAACCAAAAACGATTGGCATATATCTCCAACAGCTGACTTACTGTGTGGCGCAGTTTGTGGAGAAAGAGCCTAAACTGGCAACCTCAGTTGTCAATGGGTTGCTGAGATATTGGCCTGTAACCAATAGTCAGAAGGAAGTAATGTTTTTAAGTGAGTTGGAGGAGATCTTAGAGATTACTAACGAAGTGGAGATTCAGGAGTGTATGCTTCCATTATTCCGAAGGATTGCATACTGTATTAACAGCTTCCATTTCCAG GTGGCAGAGAGGGCCTTATTCATGTGGAACAATGATCACTTGATTAGTCTGGTGTCGCACAACCGGCAAACAATAATGCCTCTAATTTTGCCTGCCTTGGAAAGGAACATTCATAGTCACTGGAATCAAGCGGTTTTGAACTTGACGCGAAATGTGAAGAAGCTGTTACATGAGATGGATGAGGAGCTATTTTTAGCTTGCGAGAATAATTTTGAACAGGAGGAAATGGAGCAAAAGATCGCGGAGGAGAAGCGAAGAATGACCTGGCACCGCTTGGAGAACTCCGCTGCCTTCCAGCCACTGGCCGGAAACACGGCTGTCCTGATTAGACCTCCACTTGTTTCACCAGTTGTTGCTGCTGCCCGTTCTTGA
- the LOC121978485 gene encoding EG45-like domain containing protein: protein MRHKSAALYSISSFLLLNLLYRPSIADVGTASSYGPPYLPTACFGSDEGQFPANNLFAAAGDAIWDNGACCGRQYQVRCLSSATPGACTDGEVQVTVVDYAASLVSTPSASGTTLVLGAAAFELVAQSSVSQINIEFTQI, encoded by the exons ATGCGGCACAAATCCGCCGCCCTCTACTCCatctcctccttcctcctcctcaacCTCCTCTACCGACCCTCTATCGCTGACGTCGGCACCGCCTCCTCCTACGGTCCGCCCTACCTGC CCACGGCGTGCTTCGGCAGTGACGAGGGCCAGTTCCCGGCCAACAACCTGTTCGCCGCCGCCGGCGACGCCATCTGGGACAATGGCGCCTGCTGCGGCCGTCAATACCAGGTGCGCTGCCTCAGCTCGGCCACACCTGGCGCCTGCACGGACGGCGAGGTCCAGGTAACGGTCGTGGACTACGCGGCCTCGCTCGTCTCCACCCCCTCGGCCTCCGGCACGACTTTGGTTCTCGGCGCCGCGGCTTTCGAACTCGTAGCCCAGTCGTCGGTCAGCCAGATCAACATTGAATTTACTCA GATCTGA